The region tgctggtgctgcacatTATAGCGCTATGCTGGACTTTTAATTACTACCCCGTAACGGACGTAAGCAGCTTATATACAATCACGACATCTACATCACAGGCATCCTCATTCGGTATCATGTGGTACATCCCGGGTGACACGAACTACCCTTGTGTGATGATGTCAACGGATTCAGATGAGAACACTTTATGAGCATCATCGAGCTTTCCTATATTTGTTCCGGGACCTGATGCTTCGGGTCCTGGCATGTACAGAACAATAGAGATTGGCGAGATGATAGGTGAtgttaattgttttgtttattataTTTCCCGAAAAGTTCTGTCCATTGCACGTCACTTCCAATGCTATTCCAGTGCCCGAAGGCCGATCCTGCCCCGAAGCGTCTCTCTCCGTGACGAGCGGGATCCAGAACGGGAGCTTTTTGGTTGTGACTCGCTCTATGTTGACAGTATCCTTTTTCACCGCCCTTTCATCCACAAGCGTGGTCATCGTGGTctttatgaaaatatttaattttccccCAACGATGGTAATGAGCATTGTTCACCGACGCATTGACcacatggtgatggtggaagtgGAGGTGAGGGTCGTGTTGGGGTGGATTtctaattattatttcaatctTGCCCATCCCGTACCCTTCTACGCCATTTGTCGCTTGTACACGAACAATGTGTGTGGACCACAAGTGTCCGGTTGAGGCGAGTGTTCGAGACCGTGTTATATTACATGGTTGTCATATGCAAATGAGTTTCTGGGTTGGATTGGACTCATGTTAATGCTGTTGCCAAGTTAGCCATACGTGTCTGTCGGTGAACAATTTTAGGATACTTCATAGATCTTGGTTTCTTCGAACAGACTGATACTGACATGCAGAATGTAAAGCagataattaaaatcaatACAATTAAAGATTGTAATGTTTGTGAAAAAAACGGTTGTCCAACAAATTAAGTTGAACTTATTATCAAAAATAACGGATATGGCTACGACAATATGTAGATTCAAGATGATTGTGTTGTTAGGAGCCAGTTCCTTAAATTGAAAGTGTTTCTTTCATAGAACTGTGGCTCACCTTTTTTACTGCTTCAGAGGGTTGGAGAAAATCAAGTCAATTAACGACAGTATCGCACCTTATTTCTTCTGTTGTCCAACCAACAAGTAGCTAACATACCTTAACATGTTATTAATCTCCTGCGAGGATATTATtttgaaacaacaacatgacCAACGATGGATGTCTTGGTTGCCTCGAATTCTATGATTTGATGGAAAAATTATTGGCCAGTGGGTCGGCTTTCCTCGCGAAAGCTTGAGATCGTTTCATCTTAATTAAACCAAAATTCTGTCCGACTATCGAATGGATCGAAGGACTGGTACCGTTCAAACATTGAATTTACTTCAACTTTTTAGCTTTTGTTTCTTAGGAAAGAAATCACACATGCCATTTTCACACGAACATACACAGTGTCCTGTTATGAGAATAATAACAGAATAGATTTCAAGCAACAATGCTTCTGTTCGTTCCGGTATCAGGAATACTCGCAACAAACAAGAATGGAACAGCATCGTCCTTTTGAAAAATccaaatcatcatcctcacctCCCACCCTTCTACATTCCTTGCTGACGGTCGATTGTCAAGCGTTCAAGTGTTAGTTTGAGCAACAAGAAGTCTGTCTAGATAGTGAAAGTGCATCCTGTTTTTAAGTCGTTTCTGGAAATTAAATGCgctgtttattgtttttatcacGTGCTGAGCTCTAGTCCCGGAGTTTTGCCCAAGGTGACAATCGTGATGTGATTGTGTGCGGAGTGTTCCGTACCAAGGGCTCGAATCGACTGCGCTTTCTATTGCCGATCATTGAAACGTAGGAGGTCGTTGAGAATGGGAAATGATATACCGCTCTGGGACATTTCTGCGACATTTAATCGCTAAACGAGCCAGATTTGGGTTGAtattgctgtcgctgctgctgaatccAAAGAAAAGCAATAAACGATGGTGACGAAAGAAGTTTAAAAATGTTTGAGCGGAGAAAGGTATGGGCCAGAAAGGGTCTGAAAACGTTCGTGCTTCACTCGATTGCGAGCTGCTGTTTCCCAAGAAATCTCAACCTCTTTGACAGAACAACACACCATTGAATCATGCGAGCAACTGGCAGGGGTGACAActcaatcgattgatcgtcGCATAAACCATTTGAAGCCCAACCTTCCGTACTTGGTCTTAGTAAGGATTGTTTCAACTTCTCAACACTTGGTTTACTTGCAAGTGACAGGCATTACGACGAAACCATTTACCTTTACCTACCCAAAGCGGGACCAATCTAATGCTTCGGGattgagttttaattaattcttaTCCTTCGGGGGCGCAAGCATCAACCAATCGACGTGGTAAACCAGTTTCATGTTGCAGTATACTGTTGCTTGAAGCTTTCTGTCGCTGCATCATGCTCCGTTCGTAAGGGAACCAACAACTGACGCCCTCAGGAGAAGATGAAGTAATCAGCAAAACTAACTCTGTCGGAAGGTAGCACAAACATTGAAAGGTGCATTTTGAGCAATTCTTTACCGTAGCGCTACGGTGCAACTTGGGTAAAACTACTCCTTGACGTCTTACCAGTACTTACACGAAGAAAAATGCTCCAAGAagattggtttttggaaacTTTTGCGAGTGAAATGCAACGTGAGTTTGCTTACTTCCTGCCTTTCCCTAACTGCAAGGACACAAGCACACTCGGCGCATGGATTGCCGGCGGCAAATGAATCACATAGAGCAGTTGTAGTTTTGCCTCACGTTTGCTAACGAGATTGGTGGTTCTAACATTTTCTGTGTATTTGAGTGTATTGATTGATAATTCGAGTTTGGTGACCATGTATCATCGCCGCACTGAAATGAGTATTAATGCGATATAGTAATATTCGCGATGCACCAGGTGCGTTTAATTAGAGTGGAAATGATTCGTATGCGAATTAACACTTTTTTATCAATCGTCCATTGTATCTTGGGAAAGGATTTCAATGGTCTTATTGAGTTAGTTGTTTTGAATATGTTTGGTTAGAAATGATGAAGAGCAGCGCTATCCGGTTACTTCGTCTCCGGTTTGTATGACAACTGTGACCGTTTTACATTTCATCCCCTGCATCTCCTTCTGGATACTCGCGGCAACAGTCTACAGAAGAGCTGttacaaccgcagcagcattatCGTAGAAAACTTCCGGTCGTTTGAAACGAAAGAACTATTAGATGGAATGTGGAGGTTCTTGCCAATTTTACTGAGCAAGCCAGTGTCGAAGGTATCGTCAGCACAATGCTACACTTCAGTTTACAATGAATGATTGTTGTAGAATGGTGTACGCACACTGATAATTAAACTACCACTTCATTCGAAGAAAATGTACAGTCTCGTCCTTCCATCAGACTAAATGAAACGGTAGCACCAGCATGTTTCTGGAACGATGATGAGATCCGCTTCAAAACAGTGGAAGCAGCTGGTTGAAAATCTATTGCGCAAGGTAAAACACGTATATGCTACGTGAGCGGGAGAGAAGCTTCTCTCTTGCGTTCACGGCAATCGAGGAGTTGATTACTGGTAGATGATCAGAGACTTGTCTCTCAATTCCGAGCCTCTGttactttatttaaaaatgaataaactGAAGCAATAAAGTTGTACAATGATCGTATAAACGCATACTAAGTGGAACTGATAATTTGCTTGTAGTGGTAATGAACCTTGCAAAAGAGAGTATTGAGAGCCAGATGCACTGTGACAGTCGTCATCTCTCGATGGCCTTAATTGAATAACAAATATATTGCAAACGGGTTATCGGACCGGTTAATCTCAGTGCAGTTCTACCGCTTCTAGCAATGGGATCGTCATTTTGCTCCACGCTTTTGCTTGTGCTAATCTGTGTGATTGGTAGGTATAAAATGTTCTTCGCGGCAACGGCGATCCATTGTTTAAGTGTATTTCTTCAACGATCAGTCCAAAGCCAAATATTGGATTCGAACTTCAACATCAAGGAAAATGAACCTGCAGACTTAATTTTGTCAAATCAGCCTCAGTCTCTAGACGGTATGGATCACGTAGATTTGTACTCTATCGATTTTTATAACGAATTTTAATCTTTGCGTTGGTAGACTGTCATTTCAGGTACTATGAGTTTGGCAAATCATGGGCCATTAAGCCAGCGTACGGTATTCCCGCTTACTTGCGCGAGTTTGCACACATGGCAGCCATTGGGTGGTTGCAAACGGATAACACAACAATGTGGAATTGCGGAGGATCATTGATCTGGGAGAATTTTGTCTTAACGGCGGCACACTGCACAGTGGATAGCAGGTAAAAGTTCACAATCGAAAGTTGATGAAAAAATACGTAGCATGATGGAGacatcgtttttttctgttaaaacGATATTTGCAGCGACCTCCCACCGGATGTGATCAGACTAGGCGACATAGATCTGTTTAATGATTCAGATGACCACTACGCACAGCAGATAAGAATAATAGAGATTATTCGGCATCCGCAGCATCGCTTCAGTGCTCGTTATCATGATTTAGCTTTGTTGCGACTTGAACAAAAAGTTGTGTAAGTAAACTAATGTGTACACAGAAGGATTGCGCGGAGAGCACACAAAACTGTAGCATTTGGTTTCATCGGTATTATTTGTCAAGTGTTACACAATCAAGCGTTACACTATTTACACCTTCCCAGATGGCCTATCTGGACAGAGTCAGGACGCTACATGAAGTATGTATAATATAAACCCATTTTTCTCTGTCCGATAGACTACATGACACGGTAGCACCAGCATGTCTGTGGAACGGTGATGACATTCGCTTCAAAACGCTGGAAGCAACCGGTTGGGGAGATACCGGATTTGGTAACACAAACAAGGGGCTATGCAATGATTAATAATTCAGCGAAGAAATTGATGTTTCATTACAGCTCAGTCAAGAACACCGACACTGTTGAAGGTGCTGCTTAGACCGGTTGATCGAGACGAATGCAATGATCACTATCAAAATATTAGAGGATTCCGTGCCGGGTTGCATGATTTTCAAATGTGTGCAGGGCATGATCTCATGGATACCTGCCCGGTAAATAGTATTTGGAGACCAGCTGAGTAATTTAACACTTTCTGATTGTTTCACGCTATTCAGGGTGACTCCGGAGGCCCTTTGCAGGTGAAGCTACTTCACAATACTCGTGTCACACCGTTTGTCGTAGCTGTGACGTCATTCGGTAGTGCATGTGGCCTTTCAGTACCTGGTGTGTATGTTCGAGTTGCCCCCTATATTCCGTGGATAAAATCAATACTGAAGGCAAAAGGTGAAGATGATTCTGGTAAGTACACTCCGCCATGTATAAACAGGCAGTTAGCATCTGCGAATTGATGATTAAACATAAAACGGAAATCTTTGGGATACAAGATTGGTTTCTGGAGCCTCAGGCATGTGCGCGGAAGTATGTGGATCTACGTGAATACGAACCAAGAGTAGTGCTGTCGAAGGATAATATGCAGGAGAACCTTGACCTGAGTAAAGCGCATTTGCATAGGGGTTCATCGCAGCAGTTAGTCGGGATTCATTGGAACAGTCAGCCGACGAATAGCTCAAGCGAATGCTATGGTGTCATCATTGATGAGACTACTGTCCTGACTCTTGCTCGCTGTACTATGGTCAATGGGTCAGTTGGAATAGTGGACCAGTTGGAATTAGTGTGATAAATACGAATAACGATTGTTTGACATTTCCAGATCAGAACCAACGCACGTCACATCTGCAGGgaacaaaaccaacatcatcaccaataGCCATAAACATCCCGCGTATGTAGAGAGCTCATTTCGGAATGATATCGGTGTGCTGAAGGTGAAGGAACCCTTCGAGTTTAATGACGACTTTACACCTGCTTGTGTCTGGACCAAAGAGAGCTTCCTTGAACCAGCAATGGAGGTCTCGGGTAGAGGTCTTCGGGAACTCAATGAATTGTATACAGAATCAGCACCCGAGATTAACCGTACCTGTGAGTATTAGTCAGAAATCTAGCCCCAGACGCCAGATCATTAACAGCTCGAATCCTTTCCATTAGCTATGCTGAATACAGTGGATGTGCTGGGTATAGTCAATGAGCAGAACGAAACCAACTGTTCATTGCCCACACAGTACGCAGACCGGTTGCCAAATGGACTGACACAGGAACATGTTTGCTTCGGAGCAGAACCGTTCCTCGTACCCGGAACGTGCAACCAGGCATTTGGAGGGCCTTTGCAGAGAGAGATGTTTCGCTATGGGCGAAGCTTGATGTATGTGAACGCCCTGAACCTGTTTGGTAGAGACTGTGGATTCGGTGAGTCAGCCGTAGCCGTCCGTCTGGCGCATCATAGACGATGGCTAGAATCAGTTCTTTATCCTTCGAAAAAACCAGAAATACCAGATGACTCGGACCAGGTTATATTTCTGAACGAAGCACTGGAGGAAGGAGATAACTGTACAGCACCGAACTATGTCCCCGGTGTTTGTGTAAACGTACGTTTCTGTCCGAAAGTGGTGCTAGACTTTAAGAGTCGCCGTGAAATGCATTTCTGGAATACGGGGTCGCTGGTATGCTGCCCGCATCGATACATacgcgaagaaaaaaatgatgatgccgaGGAGATAGACGCTTGTGAACGTCATGAAGATACAAAcatcgatgaagaagaaggaagcgaagacTACAGAAGTGCATCGTTATCGCATGTGGTGCGTATTGCACTCTGTACATGACAGCGGACTTATTTCTGTTGTTCAATAGTAAAGTTCGTCTCTAATCTTATTAGGTTTCAATCGTTTGGCAATATGGTAATGAGGAACGCATCTGCAGTGGAACAATCATCGCAAATCGAACGGTGCTAACAGCTGCGAGCTGCGTAGATGCTTCTGCTCTTCCAGACTATATTCAAGCTGACCATCCTTCTCTAGAGATGCAGTTGCGGATGATCCCGGCAGAAATTGTAATACACCCGGAATTTGATAACTCAACAAAGACTCATAATCTGGCGGTGATAAGAACAATAGACATAATTGCTGATAATGATTTTAGGACGTCTCGTGCTTGCTTATGGAGAAACGTAACGCACACACCATTCATGATGGAACAACTCGTTATAGGTGAGATTTACATAATAAGAAGTTCTGATTTCATTAGCAATCTGACTCAGCCGAAAACCTCCAACAATTTTAGCTGACATTAATCTGGACACGATGCAGGCCCATCTGAAGTACAACACCGACTGTCGGCGTGCTCTGGGACGTGTTCTGGCACCCTCCGAGTTATGCTTGCAGATAGTGAATTTGCGCAAATTAAACATATCGCTTGACGATGGAATGCCAGCATTCTGGTTGAATCGTAATAGAAGATATCTGGTTGGAATAGTTAGTCGCCGGTCGTCTTTCTCTGATCAATCCATCGTTCTGTACACTCGAATCTCATCCTATGTCGATTGGATTAAAGCGGTACTTTAAGTATGTAACGAGAAAGCTGAATAGAATTGATCTATCATTGCTGGACTAGACGTATCGCTcaaatttattgatttttgaaaacactGAAAGGTCAATGCTAATACGACAAACGAGTTATCGATGGACAAGAGAATCGATCTGTTGGTATGATGTTTACGCCTCCCGACGAAATCATGCCGCTTACGTGATGTTATCTCTGTAAGTCACTTAACACTTAAAAACTGGATGCAAACGTTGTTaaacaaataatttaattgtcTTATTGACCTAAGATATTAAAACTAGGGCCGCTCATGTTTTAGCCATATCGTAATGTTGATCGCTCCTTGTGTTTCCACAGCGCTCCCTGGCCATAATAAACGGCACAATAAACGACGAGGGCAAATACAATACGCAATTGGAGACtggttgaaatgaaaacaaagctAATGGCCCGTTTCCTGCTGCCAGTTGGTTGGCTTTAGTCAAGTGACCCTCGGTTGGTCTAGGCTTGcaaagagaaatgaaaaagagaaaaacggtTATTGTGCAAGAAACTGTAGCGACAGCAAACAGCCAACATCTGGTGCTCGGAGGACCGGTGGCTACacaatttatttttcgttcCATCTTACGCTTCCGACATCGGTGTGCCCGCCATCCGTTCGCTGATTCGGCGCTGAATGTCACGTCCAAGGATGAGATcaatttgttttcgcttttcagtCCAGAATCAGTGCCATTGACCACTGCCGCGCTCGTCTGATGGAGGACTAGATGATGATCGAGGGCCAAGAGTTACACGGTGGCTGAGAAATTAGAACAATATGATGAAGATATGCGAATGATATCAGCGATCGCTGTTCTAGAAGAATCATCATGAAGTCACATATCATAGCTACTACCGTTGCTGCTCGTTATGAAAAGCCGCGAATTTGTAGCAAAACGCAGCTTTGGTTTGACGGGCCATCTGAATGAATCTGCGAATAAGCCAGCTATTAATTGGAGCTTCAAGGCACAAGAACAAAATTTAACCGGAAGGTTTTCCAAGGCCTGATGCAGAAAAGCAAAATTAGTAAAACGCGAACACGGGTTGCCGTTTCCATGGCTATAATAATTCTGACCTAAATTATTTCATATTTTGGCTGTCCTTAGAACACATATTCTTGATTCCTTCAATCTTCTATTCTTACATTCTCCGTGACCTTCGCTTTCCTCCTCCACACAGCCACGCATGCTTCACTTATCGCCGTTTGaccttttctccgtttttggTGTACGAAAATAATCAACTCGAGTTGTTTCGTCTTATCGGTAACAAGGAATCATTGGACCCAATAACGTGGATTGTTCTTAGTTAATCGCATTGTACGCGGTCAAGTTCAAACCAGTCCGTAAACCACTCGCGCTGAGCGATAATCTCCGGGCCATAaaccgtgtgtgtttgtagagTAGAACATCAATCTGAAATGTGCACCTTACACGAAGATTTGATGGTGGGTGGATAGAATTTGGAAGGCGTTTCCCGAACGGAAACACAAGAAGCAAGGAGactcttttcatttctttctcttttgggGATGTAGGAGGTATGTTCAAGGTGCGATATGATCGATTTAAGTACGCCAAAATATCCGTTGCAGATCATTAAAACCATCATTGCTGTAGAATGACACACGGGAAAGGGTTGATGGGAATAGAATTTCTTGGGCGAACAGAGTTAGTCGGTAACACAAACTCAACACCCGGTAGCTTGGGTTGATAAGACTCCTTATCAGCCAGGCTGGCTCTAATCTGTGTATAGCACGACGCGTTCCGTGCGGATTCACTATAACGCTTCATGGCCGTTACGCATTATTGTGCTAAGCGATCGCAATGAATATATTCTATTAACATGTTAGTGTTAGTCCGCTGTTCCGTTGGGTGAACGAGTTAGATGATATTGATAACGGTGAAGCACTAACATTATGTCTCATTAACATTATACCGCATTAACATTATCATATCTATTGGTGGTAGATAAGCAAGTTATGAAATAGAGATTTATGATACCATCTGCATGAACCACAACTAATTCGCAATTCTTTCTGTTGCTCAATGCAAGTCAAAACTAATAAATCCAATGGAATAGAAATTCCGGCTTTTCCCCGGAAATCCCGGTCCGGACACAATCACGactgaatgaaaaaaataaaatcgcaAGACAACTGACAGGCAGAATGGTAATTTCATACAGTGTAATCAAATGAACAGTGTCCAAGCTTGCTCAGTGATTATAAATACATAAACTTTGTCTATATATGATTCCAGCGAGTATGCATGTGTAGTGGTATAAAAGAAATCATTCGCTGAACCTTCTTCTTCAGACAGTGTCTGCGGCTCATCTCAGAGTTGTTTTGGAGTCGAGAGCGATGGCATCATCGTTCTGTGGTGCTACGGTAATCGGTTTGCTAGCTCTAGCCCTAGCAGTTGGTAAGACTATAGACTTCGTCTAATTTGAGGTGCGCTTTGAAAATTGCACATTTA is a window of Anopheles aquasalis chromosome 2, idAnoAquaMG_Q_19, whole genome shotgun sequence DNA encoding:
- the LOC126571961 gene encoding uncharacterized protein LOC126571961 isoform X1, producing the protein MGSSFCSTLLLVLICVIVQSQILDSNFNIKENEPADLILSNQPQSLDDCHFRYYEFGKSWAIKPAYGIPAYLREFAHMAAIGWLQTDNTTMWNCGGSLIWENFVLTAAHCTVDSSDLPPDVIRLGDIDLFNDSDDHYAQQIRIIEIIRHPQHRFSARYHDLALLRLEQKVVLHDTVAPACLWNGDDIRFKTLEATGWGDTGFAQSRTPTLLKVLLRPVDRDECNDHYQNIRGFRAGLHDFQMCAGHDLMDTCPGDSGGPLQVKLLHNTRVTPFVVAVTSFGSACGLSVPGVYVRVAPYIPWIKSILKAKGEDDSDWFLEPQACARKYVDLREYEPRVVLSKDNMQENLDLSKAHLHRGSSQQLVGIHWNSQPTNSSSECYGVIIDETTVLTLARCTMVNGSEPTHVTSAGNKTNIITNSHKHPAYVESSFRNDIGVLKVKEPFEFNDDFTPACVWTKESFLEPAMEVSGRGLRELNELYTESAPEINRTSMLNTVDVLGIVNEQNETNCSLPTQYADRLPNGLTQEHVCFGAEPFLVPGTCNQAFGGPLQREMFRYGRSLMYVNALNLFGRDCGFGESAVAVRLAHHRRWLESVLYPSKKPEIPDDSDQVIFLNEALEEGDNCTAPNYVPGVCVNVRFCPKVVLDFKSRREMHFWNTGSLVCCPHRYIREEKNDDAEEIDACERHEDTNIDEEEGSEDYRSASLSHVVSIVWQYGNEERICSGTIIANRTVLTAASCVDASALPDYIQADHPSLEMQLRMIPAEIVIHPEFDNSTKTHNLAVIRTIDIIADNDFRTSRACLWRNVTHTPFMMEQLVIADINLDTMQAHLKYNTDCRRALGRVLAPSELCLQIVNLRKLNISLDDGMPAFWLNRNRRYLVGIVSRRSSFSDQSIVLYTRISSYVDWIKAVL
- the LOC126571961 gene encoding uncharacterized protein LOC126571961 isoform X3, whose protein sequence is MGSSFCSTLLLVLICVIVQSQILDSNFNIKENEPADLILSNQPQSLDDCHFRYYEFGKSWAIKPAYGIPAYLREFAHMAAIGWLQTDNTTMWNCGGSLIWENFVLTAAHCTVDSSDLPPDVIRLGDIDLFNDSDDHYAQQIRIIEIIRHPQHRFSARYHDLALLRLEQKVVLHDTVAPACLWNGDDIRFKTLEATGWGDTGFAQSRTPTLLKVLLRPVDRDECNDHYQNIRGFRAGLHDFQMCAGHDLMDTCPGDSGGPLQVKLLHNTRVTPFVVAVTSFGSACGLSVPGVYVRVAPYIPWIKSILKAKGEDDSDWFLEPQACARKYVDLREYEPRVVLSKDNMQENLDLSKAHLHRGSSQQLVGIHWNSQPTNSSSECYGVIIDETTVLTLARCTMVNGSEPTHVTSAGNKTNIITNSHKHPAYVESSFRNDIGVLKVKEPFEFNDDFTPACVWTKESFLEPAMEVSGRGLRELNELYTESAPEINRTSMLNTVDVLGIVNEQNETNCSLPTQYADRLPNGLTQEHVCFGAEPFLVPGTCNQAFGGPLQREMFRYGRSLMYVNALNLFGRDCGFGESAVAVRLAHHRRWLESVLYPSKKPEIPDDSDQVIFLNEALEEGDNCTAPNYVPGVCVNVRFCPKVVLDFKSRREMHFWNTGSLVCCPHRYIREEKNDDAEEIDACERHEDTNIDEEEGSEDYRSASLSHVVSIVWQYGNEERICSGTIIANRTVLTAASCVDASALPDYIQADHPSLEMQLRMIPAEIDVSCLLMEKRNAHTIHDGTTRYS
- the LOC126571961 gene encoding uncharacterized protein LOC126571961 isoform X2, with translation MGSSFCSTLLLVLICVIVQSQILDSNFNIKENEPADLILSNQPQSLDDCHFRYYEFGKSWAIKPAYGIPAYLREFAHMAAIGWLQTDNTTMWNCGGSLIWENFVLTAAHCTVDSSDLPPDVIRLGDIDLFNDSDDHYAQQIRIIEIIRHPQHRFSARYHDLALLRLEQKVVLHDTVAPACLWNGDDIRFKTLEATGWGDTGFAQSRTPTLLKVLLRPVDRDECNDHYQNIRGFRAGLHDFQMCAGHDLMDTCPGDSGGPLQVKLLHNTRVTPFVVAVTSFGSACGLSVPGVYVRVAPYIPWIKSILKAKGEDDSDWFLEPQACARKYVDLREYEPRVVLSKDNMQENLDLSKAHLHRGSSQQLVGIHWNSQPTNSSSECYGVIIDETTVLTLARCTMVNGSEPTHVTSAGNKTNIITNSHKHPAYVESSFRNDIGVLKVKEPFEFNDDFTPACVWTKESFLEPAMEVSGRGLRELNELYTESAPEINRTSMLNTVDVLGIVNEQNETNCSLPTQYADRLPNGLTQEHVCFGAEPFLVPGTCNQAFGGPLQREMFRYGRSLMYVNALNLFGRDCGFEIPDDSDQVIFLNEALEEGDNCTAPNYVPGVCVNVRFCPKVVLDFKSRREMHFWNTGSLVCCPHRYIREEKNDDAEEIDACERHEDTNIDEEEGSEDYRSASLSHVVSIVWQYGNEERICSGTIIANRTVLTAASCVDASALPDYIQADHPSLEMQLRMIPAEIVIHPEFDNSTKTHNLAVIRTIDIIADNDFRTSRACLWRNVTHTPFMMEQLVIADINLDTMQAHLKYNTDCRRALGRVLAPSELCLQIVNLRKLNISLDDGMPAFWLNRNRRYLVGIVSRRSSFSDQSIVLYTRISSYVDWIKAVL